One genomic segment of Desmodus rotundus isolate HL8 chromosome 5, HLdesRot8A.1, whole genome shotgun sequence includes these proteins:
- the LOC128781034 gene encoding olfactory receptor 2D3-like, whose amino-acid sequence MGEENQTFVAEFIFLGLSRDLQTQILLFILFLIIYLLTVLGNMLIIILTFMDSRLHTPMYLFLRNLSFADLCFSTSIVPQVLVHFLVTRKIISFGGCVAQIFVFLLVGCTECVLLAVMSYDRYVAVCKPLHYSTITTQQVCLQLALASWASGTIVSLVDTTFTFQLPYRGQNIINHYFCEPPALLKVASADTYSTEMGIFAMGVVMLLAPVSLVLVSYWHIISTVMQMQSGEGRLKAFSTCCSHLIVIILFYGSGIFSYMRPNSKTTKERDKTISVFYSVVMPMLNPIIYSLRNKDVKGALRKLTRRKTFSQRQ is encoded by the coding sequence ATGGGAGAAGAAAACCAAACCTTTGTGGCTGAGTTCATCTTCCTCGGCCTTTCACGGGACTTGCAGACCCAGATCCTGCTGTTTATTCTTTTCCTCATCATTTATCTGTTGACTGTGCTTGGAAACATGCTAATCATCATTCTCACCTTCATGGATTCTCGGCTTCACACGCCCATGTATTTGTTTCTTCGAAACCTGTCTTTTGCAGATCTTTGCTTCTCTACTAGCATTGTCCCTCAGGTGTTGGTCCACTTCCTGGTAACtaggaaaattatttcttttggaGGGTGCGTGGCCCAGATATTTGTCTTCCTTCTGGTGGGGTGCACAGAGTGCGTGCTGCTGGCGGTGATGTCCTATGACCGGTATGTGGCTGTCTGCAAGCCCCTGCACTACTCCACCATCACGACACAACAGGTGTGTCTCCAGCTGGCGCTAGCATCCTGGGCCAGTGGGACAATAGTGTCTCTGGTGGACACCACCTTCACCTTCCAGCTTCCCTATCGAGGGCAGAACATTATAAACCACTACTTTTGTGAACCTCCTGCACTCCTGAAGGTGGCTTCGGCAGACACCTACAGCACTGAAATGGGCATCTTTGCAATGGGTGTGGTCATGCTCCTAGCTCCTGTCTCCCTGGTCCTTGTCTCCTACTGGCATATTATCTCCACTGTGATGCAGATGCAGTCAGGGGAGGGTAGGCTCAAGGCTTTCTCCACCTGTTGCTCCCACCTCATTGTCATCATCCTTTTCTATGGGTCAGGAATATTCAGCTACATGCGGCCAAACTCCAAGACCACCAAAGAGCGAGATAAGACGATATCCGTGTTTTATTCAGTGGTGATGCCAATGTTGAACCCCATTATTTATAGCCTGCGAAACAAGGATGTGAAAGGGGCTCTCAGGAAACTAACGAGAAGAAAGACTTTTTCTCAGAGGCAGTGA